Part of the Streptomyces sp. f51 genome is shown below.
CCAGATCGAGAAGGCGATCGGCCTGCTGAACGCCTCCGAGCGCCCGCTGATCGTGGCCGGCGGAGGAGTCGTCACCGCCGACGCCGCCGAACTCCTCGTCGAGTTCGCCGAGTTGACGGGCACCCCGGTCGTCCCGACGCTCATGGGGTGGGGCGTCCTGCCCGACGACCACGAGCTCAACGCGGGCATGGTGGGCCTCCAGACCTCGCACCGCTACGGCAACGCCACCTTCCTCGAGTCCGACTTCGTCCTCGGCATCGGAAACCGCTGGGCCAACCGCCACACCGGCGACCTGGACGTCTACACCGCGGGCCGGACCTTCGTGCACGTCGACATCGAACCCACCCAGCTCGGCCGGATCTTCGCCCCGGACTACGGCATCGCCTCCGACGCGAAGGCCGCCCTGGAACTCTTCGTCGCGCTGGCACGGGAGTCGAAGGCGGCGGGCACGCTGCCCGACCGTTCCGCCTGGTCCGCCGCCGCGCAGGAGAAGCGGGCCACGCTCCAGCGCCGTACCCACTTCGACGACGTCCCGATCAAGCCGCAGCGCGTCTACGAGGAGATGAACAAGGCGTTCGGCCCGGAGACCCGGTACGTCACCACCATCGGGCTCTCCCAGATCGCAGGCGCGCAGCTGCTGCACGTCTACCGGCCCCGCCACTGGATCAACTGCGGTCAGGCGGGCCCCCTCGGCTGGACCGTCCCGGCCGCCCTCGGCGTCGCCAAGGCCGACCCCGGCGCACAGGTCGTCGCCCTCTCCGGCGACTACGACTTCCAGTTCATGATCGAGGAGCTGGCCGTCGGCGCCCAGCACCGGATCCCGTACGTCCATGTCCTGGTGAACAACGCCTACTTGGGCCTGATCCGGCAGGCCCAGCTCGGTCTGGACATCGACTTCCAGGTCAACCTGGAGTTCGAGAACATCAACTCCCCGGAGCTCGGCGTCTACGGCGTCGACCACGTCAAGGTCGTCGAGGGCCTCGGCTGCAAGGCGATCCGGGTCACCGACCCGGGCGAACTCGGCGCCGCCTTCGAGCAGGCCAGGAAGCTGGCCGACGAGTTCCAGGTGCCCGTGGTCGTCGAGGTGATCCTGGAGCGCGTCACCAACATCTCCATGAGCAGGACGAACGACATCGGTGCCGTGGTCGAGTTCGAGGAGACGGCGACCGAGCCGGGTCACGCGCCCACGGCGATCAGGACACTGAAGGTCTGACGCGGACCCGCGCGGGCCCGCCGGGCGGGACCGTCCCAAGGGGCGGTCCCGCCCGGCGCGTTGTTCCCAGAAGCGGGCGGTTCCGGCATGCTCGCCCCATGCGGATGACCGTCCCCACGCCTCTCGGCGACATCGCCGTACGCTGCCTCGCCCCGGTCCCCGGCGCCCGGCCCGCGGGTGCCCCCGCCCTGTCCGGCGCCCCCGCGCTGCTGCTCCTGCACGCCAACCCGGGGGACGGCCGCGACTTCGACGCCGTGCTGCCCGCCCTCGCCGACCGGTACCGCACGTTCGTCGTGGACTGGCCCGGGTAC
Proteins encoded:
- the gcl gene encoding glyoxylate carboligase — protein: MARMTAARAAVEILKREGVADAFGVPGAAINPFYAALKASGGITHTLARHVEGASHMAEGYTRTHPGNIGVCVGTSGPAGTDMITGLYSASGDSIPILCITGQAPTAVIHKEDFQAVDIASIARPVTKAATTVLEAAQVPGVLQQAFHLMRSGRPGPVLVDLPIDVQLTEIEFDPETYEPLKPYKPAATRAQIEKAIGLLNASERPLIVAGGGVVTADAAELLVEFAELTGTPVVPTLMGWGVLPDDHELNAGMVGLQTSHRYGNATFLESDFVLGIGNRWANRHTGDLDVYTAGRTFVHVDIEPTQLGRIFAPDYGIASDAKAALELFVALARESKAAGTLPDRSAWSAAAQEKRATLQRRTHFDDVPIKPQRVYEEMNKAFGPETRYVTTIGLSQIAGAQLLHVYRPRHWINCGQAGPLGWTVPAALGVAKADPGAQVVALSGDYDFQFMIEELAVGAQHRIPYVHVLVNNAYLGLIRQAQLGLDIDFQVNLEFENINSPELGVYGVDHVKVVEGLGCKAIRVTDPGELGAAFEQARKLADEFQVPVVVEVILERVTNISMSRTNDIGAVVEFEETATEPGHAPTAIRTLKV